A region from the Saccharomonospora azurea NA-128 genome encodes:
- a CDS encoding YbaB/EbfC family nucleoid-associated protein, whose amino-acid sequence MDPNLRPGEDLQHYLERQASQMQERAAALQEAFAAAAATVTSRDGTVTVSLAPNGALRNIQFGKRACELGEARLAATIMDTVRQAQSQTARAVTSSVQSIVGNGEAVEMMKSFLPPDPAAADEVDQNKFVENPEPDVAPTPPKPPVTPPSPTTGPRRRPARPEADDDEVNPW is encoded by the coding sequence GTGGATCCGAATCTGAGGCCCGGCGAGGACCTCCAGCATTATCTCGAACGACAAGCCAGCCAGATGCAGGAACGGGCGGCCGCGTTGCAGGAAGCCTTCGCCGCGGCGGCCGCGACCGTGACGTCGCGGGACGGCACCGTGACGGTGTCGCTCGCGCCCAACGGCGCACTGCGCAACATCCAGTTCGGCAAGCGCGCGTGCGAGCTCGGCGAGGCACGGCTGGCGGCGACGATCATGGACACCGTCCGCCAGGCGCAGAGCCAGACCGCGCGCGCAGTGACGAGCTCGGTGCAGTCGATCGTCGGCAACGGCGAGGCCGTCGAGATGATGAAGAGTTTCCTCCCGCCGGACCCGGCGGCGGCCGACGAGGTCGACCAGAACAAGTTCGTCGAGAACCCCGAACCCGACGTGGCTCCGACACCGCCGAAGCCGCCGGTGACGCCGCCGTCACCGACGACCGGGCCACGGCGCCGCCCCGCCCGTCCCGAGGCCGACGACGACGAGGTGAACCCCTGGTGA
- a CDS encoding WXG100 family type VII secretion target — MSDIEDKETYRRGDLWHDPGDLITADNSRTNGLGIGNTIDVLQGAVADNDKVTMGIAGAGLALDTLGLVLDPLGTVFAAGIGWLIEHVTPFRVPLDLLYGDPEGITVATAALDTEKDQIEQWKRGLEGKLGELMGTWKGEGAEAFRASTQDLADGMDALEDALAAASKNMQICGAVAGGVRGIIRDLIAAVLGGILAGALAAIAAMPFTFGTSIGIFLGTVFGTVAAALAKIATHISDLVSKVSSAAKALKNVGDSAKKLADDVARAVDDVLPTPSRGSNGNTGGGSAVSGSTGEAPTFGGGGGGGGGGPAGGAGGGGPVGGRGTAGGPGGGSWADDADPTFNPWKDEPSAGQRGAGGGGTAGGPGGGSWADDPELTFNPWKDEPSAGQGGTGGGGNQGVPAGNQSPEGGGSPGGGGVGSATPDSPNGSITDRLGGDGRAPQDAPNTGGDTSADGTVNTGGDRDPDGTEGNTGRESESSDGATGTDRSSENGDEGKSFVWDSKEKTRDLLLEGARKYADDHPEAGITPDQLRDFEVKTDKIINALESKYAFDALEKVNPEVAHKLEHILRSATDLTHGEAGLYTKGTLDFFRFGAWPAMVSAGIISDDE, encoded by the coding sequence GTGAGCGACATCGAGGACAAGGAAACGTATCGGCGCGGGGACCTCTGGCACGATCCGGGCGATCTGATCACCGCCGACAACTCCCGGACCAACGGCCTGGGAATCGGCAACACGATCGACGTCCTGCAGGGCGCTGTCGCCGACAACGACAAGGTGACCATGGGCATCGCGGGCGCGGGGCTCGCCCTGGACACGCTCGGTCTCGTGCTCGACCCGCTCGGCACGGTGTTCGCGGCCGGGATCGGCTGGCTCATCGAGCACGTCACCCCGTTCCGCGTGCCGCTCGACCTGCTGTACGGGGACCCGGAGGGCATCACGGTCGCGACGGCGGCGCTGGATACCGAGAAAGACCAGATCGAGCAGTGGAAGCGCGGCCTCGAAGGCAAGCTCGGCGAGCTCATGGGGACCTGGAAGGGCGAGGGCGCGGAGGCCTTCCGGGCGAGCACGCAAGACCTCGCCGACGGCATGGACGCGCTCGAGGACGCCCTTGCCGCGGCGAGCAAGAACATGCAGATCTGTGGTGCCGTCGCCGGCGGTGTGCGAGGGATCATCCGTGATCTCATCGCCGCGGTACTCGGAGGCATCCTCGCGGGCGCCCTCGCCGCGATCGCGGCCATGCCGTTCACCTTCGGGACCTCGATCGGGATCTTCCTGGGCACCGTGTTCGGGACGGTCGCCGCCGCCCTGGCCAAGATCGCCACTCACATCAGCGACCTGGTCTCGAAGGTCTCATCGGCCGCGAAGGCGCTGAAGAACGTCGGTGACAGTGCCAAGAAGCTGGCGGACGACGTCGCCAGGGCGGTGGACGATGTCCTGCCCACGCCCAGCCGCGGAAGCAACGGCAACACCGGGGGCGGGTCCGCGGTGAGCGGAAGCACCGGCGAGGCGCCCACATTCGGTGGCGGTGGCGGTGGCGGTGGCGGTGGCCCCGCCGGCGGCGCGGGTGGTGGCGGTCCCGTCGGTGGCCGTGGAACCGCTGGTGGTCCGGGTGGTGGTTCGTGGGCGGATGACGCTGATCCGACGTTCAATCCGTGGAAGGACGAGCCTTCTGCCGGTCAGCGTGGTGCGGGTGGTGGTGGAACCGCTGGTGGCCCGGGTGGTGGTTCGTGGGCGGATGACCCGGAGTTGACGTTCAATCCGTGGAAGGACGAGCCCTCTGCCGGTCAGGGTGGCACGGGCGGCGGCGGCAACCAGGGTGTCCCCGCTGGAAACCAGAGTCCAGAAGGGGGCGGCAGCCCAGGTGGTGGGGGCGTCGGCAGCGCGACACCCGACTCGCCGAACGGTTCGATCACGGACAGGCTCGGTGGTGACGGCCGGGCTCCGCAGGACGCGCCCAACACCGGTGGAGACACCAGTGCGGACGGCACGGTGAACACCGGTGGTGACCGTGATCCGGACGGCACCGAGGGCAACACCGGCCGGGAATCTGAGAGCTCGGATGGTGCGACGGGTACCGACCGGAGCTCCGAGAACGGTGACGAGGGCAAGTCCTTCGTCTGGGACAGCAAGGAGAAGACGCGCGACCTGTTGCTGGAGGGGGCGAGGAAGTACGCCGACGACCACCCCGAAGCGGGCATCACGCCTGACCAGCTCAGGGACTTCGAGGTCAAGACCGACAAGATCATCAACGCTCTCGAATCGAAGTATGCGTTCGATGCGCTGGAGAAGGTGAACCCGGAGGTCGCGCACAAGCTCGAGCACATTCTCCGCTCGGCCACCGACCTGACTCACGGCGAGGCGGGCCTCTACACGAAGGGCACGCTCGATTTCTTCCGGTTCGGCGCGTGGCCGGCCATGGTGAGCGCGGGGATCATCTCCGACGACGAGTAG
- a CDS encoding PP2C family protein-serine/threonine phosphatase, with protein sequence MVAELNGWWEVVSDIVGETHSASGPDVGRVADRAVRRLGISAELYLVDHGQRVLTPLVATGRGPVGVEDSLAGRAYQLQKPLWQRTSDARTVLWVPMVDGTERVGAVCFGLPPDLSPQDSDVRDRCLSLASLLGHIVATKFAYGDTLHVARRTTPFTRDAELLWQLLPPLTFASEDLVISVVLEPHQRVGGDAFDYAVDEDVAFCALFDSVGHDMQSGLTTAVTLAAIRNARRSGVRDLRALAREADATIIENRPAGARYVTAILSWLDVTTGELTYLLAGHPPPLLLRANAALKVLETRPRIPLGVSRAPADGILGREQLEPGDRVLFFTDGITEARDREGRLFGVDRLVEFVEHDSAANLAAPETLRRVMRAVLDHQRGRMDDDATLLMLDWRALAGTLPLGTPLHPGTA encoded by the coding sequence GTGGTGGCTGAGTTGAACGGGTGGTGGGAGGTCGTCTCCGACATCGTCGGTGAGACGCACAGCGCGTCCGGACCCGACGTGGGACGCGTGGCCGACCGCGCGGTCCGCCGACTGGGGATCTCCGCGGAGCTCTACCTCGTCGACCACGGCCAGCGGGTGCTCACTCCGCTCGTGGCGACCGGCCGCGGGCCGGTGGGAGTGGAGGACTCGCTTGCGGGCCGGGCCTACCAGCTGCAGAAACCCCTCTGGCAGCGGACCTCCGACGCGCGAACGGTGCTCTGGGTGCCGATGGTCGACGGCACGGAGCGCGTCGGCGCGGTCTGTTTCGGCCTGCCCCCGGACCTGAGCCCGCAGGATTCCGACGTCCGTGACCGGTGCCTGTCGCTCGCGAGCCTGCTCGGGCACATCGTCGCCACGAAGTTCGCCTACGGTGACACCCTGCACGTCGCCCGTCGGACGACGCCCTTCACCCGGGACGCCGAGTTGTTGTGGCAACTGCTGCCCCCGCTCACCTTCGCCTCCGAGGATCTCGTGATCAGCGTCGTCCTCGAACCACACCAACGGGTCGGCGGTGACGCGTTCGACTACGCGGTGGACGAGGACGTCGCGTTCTGCGCGCTGTTCGACAGCGTCGGGCACGACATGCAGTCGGGCCTGACCACCGCGGTGACGCTGGCCGCGATTCGCAACGCCCGCCGCAGCGGCGTGCGTGATCTCCGTGCGCTGGCGCGCGAGGCGGACGCGACGATCATCGAGAACCGGCCCGCCGGTGCACGCTATGTGACGGCGATCCTCAGCTGGCTGGACGTCACGACCGGGGAGCTCACCTACCTCCTCGCGGGGCATCCGCCCCCACTTCTGTTGCGGGCCAACGCCGCGCTGAAGGTCCTGGAGACCCGCCCGCGAATACCGCTCGGGGTCTCCCGCGCTCCCGCCGACGGAATCCTGGGACGCGAACAGCTCGAACCGGGCGATCGCGTGCTCTTCTTCACCGACGGCATCACCGAGGCACGCGATCGCGAGGGCCGGCTGTTCGGCGTCGACCGGCTGGTCGAGTTCGTCGAACACGATTCGGCGGCGAACCTCGCCGCGCCGGAGACACTGCGGCGGGTGATGCGCGCCGTTCTGGACCACCAGCGCGGCCGGATGGACGACGACGCGACGTTGCTGATGCTCGACTGGCGCGCACTGGCCGGCACCCTGCCGCTGGGAACCCCGCTGCATCCCGGCACGGCGTGA
- a CDS encoding arsenate reductase family protein, with product MEIWINPACSKCRSALSLLDAEGADYTIRYYLEEPPTVEELEKVLGKLGLEPWDIARLGEPAAEALGMASWARDEAHRRQWLDALAAEPTLIQRPIITADDDTAVVGRSPEAVRSVLP from the coding sequence ATGGAGATCTGGATCAACCCGGCCTGCTCGAAGTGCCGCTCGGCGTTGTCACTGTTGGATGCCGAAGGCGCCGACTACACGATCCGCTACTACCTCGAAGAGCCTCCCACCGTCGAGGAGCTGGAGAAGGTCCTGGGCAAGCTGGGATTGGAGCCGTGGGACATTGCCCGGCTCGGCGAGCCCGCGGCCGAGGCGCTGGGCATGGCGTCGTGGGCGCGCGACGAGGCTCATCGCCGGCAGTGGCTCGACGCCCTGGCCGCCGAGCCGACCCTCATTCAGCGCCCCATCATCACCGCCGACGACGACACCGCCGTGGTGGGCCGCTCGCCGGAGGCGGTGCGGTCGGTGCTGCCGTAA
- a CDS encoding benzoate/H(+) symporter BenE family transporter, with amino-acid sequence MTGLLAPAFVRLLLATPESFVAVLGGLAMLRALQSAFVTAFRTHFTLGALVAFLVTVSDVTPLNISAAFWGLVAGVAVSALLERGDFAEARRPAGA; translated from the coding sequence ATGACCGGACTGCTCGCGCCCGCCTTCGTCCGGCTCCTGCTCGCGACCCCGGAGTCCTTCGTCGCCGTCCTCGGAGGCCTGGCGATGCTGCGGGCGCTGCAGAGCGCGTTCGTCACGGCCTTCCGCACCCACTTCACGCTGGGTGCGCTCGTCGCGTTCCTCGTCACCGTCTCCGACGTGACCCCGCTGAACATCAGCGCCGCCTTCTGGGGCCTCGTGGCCGGTGTCGCGGTGTCCGCACTGCTGGAACGTGGCGACTTCGCCGAGGCCCGCCGCCCGGCGGGCGCCTGA